One Bos taurus isolate L1 Dominette 01449 registration number 42190680 breed Hereford chromosome 3, ARS-UCD2.0, whole genome shotgun sequence DNA window includes the following coding sequences:
- the TAF13 gene encoding transcription initiation factor TFIID subunit 13, with the protein MADEEEDPTFEEENEEIGGGAEGGQGKRKRLFSKELRCMMYGFGDDQNPYTESVDILEDLVIEFITEMTHKAMSIGRQGRVQVEDIVFLIRKDPRKFARVKDLLTMNEELKRARKAFDEANYGS; encoded by the exons ATGGCAGATGAAGAAGAGGATCCCACC tttgaggaagaaaatgaagaaattggAGGAGGTGCTGAAGGTGGACAGGGTAAAAGAAAGAGACTTTTTTCTAAAGAAT TACGGTGTATGATGTATGGGTTTGGAGATGACCAGAATCCTTATACTGAATCAGTAGATATTCTTGAAGACCTTGTCATAGAGTTCATCACTGAAAtg ACTCATAAGGCAATGTCAATTGGAAGACAAGGTCGGGTACAAGTTGAAGATATCGTCTTCTTGATTCGAAAGGACCCAAGAAAGTTTGCTAGGGTTAAAGATCTGCTTACTATGAATGAAGAATTGAAACGCGCTAGAAAAGCATTTGATGAAGCAAACTATGGATCTTGA